A single window of Mycolicibacterium madagascariense DNA harbors:
- a CDS encoding acetyl-CoA hydrolase/transferase C-terminal domain-containing protein, protein MTMRLTATALEGALRRALRPGMTLALGDGVGTLCRLDDDASVGASLSAVAREVGGIRLIVGWLPTPVDGLDADAFAEVVALMPGWGVRDVLRSPTARFLPTRLAAIPALVADVLRPDVLLTRLVRRDGRLQFGSEVSWQRAVFDSGTRTLGVVDARAPAAAAGPALDDSEVEVLGTVRFGLTKVPQRDPEPLHDALADHVLRLIPAGARLQYGPGQLGTALLRRAQVPLRIDTGMLTDAVVDLDKNGLLEGTPSATYLFGGDELYDWADGRAILHGVEHTHDLTRLSRGVPFVAVNTAIEIDPYGQVNVEGIGEKVFGGIGGHPDYCTAGRLSEGGLSIIAVPSRVNGRPPLVERLSRPASTPAHDVDVIVTERGHADLRAASWSERQRLIAELFS, encoded by the coding sequence ATGACGATGCGATTGACGGCTACCGCCCTGGAGGGTGCGCTGCGGCGAGCGTTGCGCCCCGGGATGACGCTGGCACTCGGTGATGGCGTGGGCACGCTGTGCCGCCTCGACGACGACGCATCAGTGGGAGCGTCGCTGAGCGCGGTCGCGCGCGAGGTGGGTGGGATCCGTCTGATCGTGGGTTGGCTGCCGACGCCCGTCGACGGGTTGGACGCCGACGCCTTCGCCGAGGTGGTGGCGCTGATGCCGGGGTGGGGCGTGCGCGACGTCTTGCGCAGCCCCACCGCGCGCTTCCTGCCGACGCGGTTGGCCGCGATCCCTGCGCTCGTGGCCGACGTGTTGCGGCCCGACGTGCTGCTCACCCGACTGGTGCGTCGTGACGGCCGGTTGCAGTTCGGCAGCGAGGTGTCCTGGCAGCGCGCGGTGTTCGACTCCGGCACGCGGACTTTGGGTGTCGTCGACGCCAGGGCGCCCGCTGCGGCCGCCGGACCCGCGCTCGACGACTCCGAGGTCGAGGTGCTCGGCACGGTGCGATTCGGCCTGACGAAGGTGCCGCAGCGCGATCCCGAACCGCTGCACGACGCGCTCGCCGATCACGTGTTGCGGTTGATCCCGGCTGGTGCCCGTCTGCAGTACGGGCCGGGTCAGCTCGGGACGGCGCTCTTGCGACGCGCGCAGGTGCCGTTGCGGATCGATACCGGCATGCTCACCGACGCCGTGGTCGACCTCGACAAGAACGGTCTGCTCGAGGGAACGCCGTCGGCGACGTACCTCTTCGGTGGTGACGAGCTGTATGACTGGGCCGACGGCCGCGCCATCCTGCACGGCGTCGAACACACCCATGACCTCACCCGACTGTCGCGCGGAGTGCCGTTCGTCGCGGTGAACACCGCCATCGAGATCGATCCCTACGGCCAGGTCAACGTCGAAGGCATCGGCGAGAAGGTGTTCGGCGGCATCGGCGGTCACCCGGACTACTGCACCGCCGGCCGACTCAGCGAAGGCGGCCTGTCGATCATCGCCGTGCCGTCGCGCGTCAACGGAAGGCCACCCCTGGTCGAGCGACTCAGCCGACCGGCATCGACCCCGGCACACGACGTCGACGTCATCGTCACCGAGCGCGGTCACGCGGATCTGCGCGCGGCCAGTTGGTCGGAGCGTCAGCGCCTGATCGCCGAATTGTTCTCGTGA
- a CDS encoding CaiB/BaiF CoA transferase family protein — protein sequence MSDILSGIRVVELAAWTFVPAAGAVLADWGADVIKVEHPETGDPQRGLISSGLVTGAGGVNHFIEQPNRGKRSIGLDTSSPEGLELLMKLIETADVFVTNLLPDSRARMGIDVDQVRARNPKIIYARGHGYGTKGDLASQGGFDLAAYWARGGIADAYSDGKGSYPPIQRPAFGDSYGGLAIAGGIAAALLKRERTGEPSVVDVSLLNAAIWQLGPDIVGSGVTGQDIPKFDLAEMPNPVASIYKTRDNRFIAFVLLQADRFWSDFCTRLGRTDLIGDERFASAAVRFANRKECIAEIRSAFEGQDLSHWEKAFAGFDGVWDVMHTAHEVHSDPQVIANGYLPHATNTSGIEFALAASPVQYDETPLTLDRAPEHGEHTDALLAELGFSEDEIIQFKIDSVVL from the coding sequence ATGTCTGACATTCTCAGCGGAATCCGTGTCGTCGAGTTGGCGGCGTGGACGTTCGTCCCCGCGGCCGGTGCCGTCCTTGCCGACTGGGGTGCGGACGTCATCAAGGTGGAGCATCCCGAGACCGGCGACCCCCAACGGGGGCTGATCAGCTCCGGGCTCGTCACCGGCGCGGGCGGTGTGAACCACTTCATCGAGCAGCCGAACCGGGGCAAGCGCAGCATCGGCCTGGACACCTCGTCCCCGGAAGGTCTCGAGCTGTTGATGAAGCTGATCGAGACCGCCGACGTCTTCGTCACCAACCTCCTCCCGGATTCCCGGGCGCGCATGGGAATCGACGTCGATCAGGTGCGGGCCCGCAACCCCAAGATCATCTACGCCAGGGGTCACGGGTACGGCACCAAGGGCGATTTGGCTTCCCAGGGGGGTTTCGACCTCGCCGCGTACTGGGCGCGCGGCGGCATCGCCGATGCGTACTCCGACGGCAAGGGGTCCTATCCGCCGATCCAGCGGCCGGCATTCGGTGACTCCTACGGCGGGCTGGCCATCGCCGGTGGCATCGCCGCGGCACTGCTGAAGCGCGAGCGCACCGGTGAACCCTCAGTGGTCGACGTGTCTCTGCTGAACGCCGCCATCTGGCAACTCGGACCCGACATCGTCGGATCGGGCGTCACCGGTCAGGACATCCCGAAGTTCGACCTCGCGGAGATGCCGAACCCGGTGGCCAGCATCTACAAGACCCGTGACAACCGCTTCATCGCGTTCGTGCTGCTGCAGGCCGACCGGTTCTGGTCGGACTTCTGCACCAGGCTCGGCCGAACCGACTTGATCGGCGACGAGCGCTTCGCCAGTGCGGCAGTGCGTTTCGCCAATCGCAAGGAGTGCATCGCCGAGATCCGATCGGCGTTCGAGGGGCAGGATCTGTCCCACTGGGAGAAGGCGTTCGCCGGGTTCGACGGGGTGTGGGACGTCATGCACACGGCGCACGAGGTACACAGTGACCCCCAGGTCATCGCCAACGGCTACCTGCCGCACGCCACCAACACCAGCGGCATCGAGTTCGCCCTCGCTGCCAGCCCGGTGCAGTACGACGAGACACCGCTGACGTTGGACCGCGCCCCAGAACACGGGGAGCACACCGACGCGCTCCTGGCCGAACTCGGATTCAGTGAGGACGAGATCATTCAGTTCAAGATCGACTCGGTCGTGCTGTAG
- a CDS encoding nuclear transport factor 2 family protein gives MTLEELLARESVRDTYARYNHAGDRGRLAELAECFTEDGVLEVKDRFSAHGRSEIAATLGEVAAQFPRTDAPPPGTHHIMRHYVANLLFTSIAPDRITSDAYFAVFLVDAVDHWGRYRDELVPVDGHWLFARRRVSIDGKRPGSTA, from the coding sequence ATGACACTGGAGGAATTGCTCGCGCGAGAATCCGTGCGCGACACCTACGCCCGCTACAACCACGCGGGTGACCGCGGGCGCCTGGCGGAGTTGGCCGAGTGCTTCACCGAGGACGGTGTGCTCGAGGTCAAGGATCGCTTCAGCGCACACGGCAGAAGCGAGATCGCGGCCACGCTCGGCGAGGTGGCCGCTCAGTTCCCCCGCACGGACGCGCCGCCGCCGGGCACGCATCACATCATGCGGCACTACGTCGCCAACCTGCTGTTCACCTCGATCGCGCCCGACCGGATCACCTCGGACGCCTATTTCGCGGTGTTCCTGGTCGACGCGGTCGACCACTGGGGTCGCTACCGCGACGAGTTGGTGCCGGTCGATGGCCACTGGTTGTTCGCCCGGCGTCGGGTCTCGATCGACGGGAAGCGGCCGGGGTCGACGGCGTGA
- a CDS encoding acyl-CoA dehydrogenase family protein — MSAPVDSAATGHRHDEYASDVAVYREEFRRWLRELTWADEWRSAVFDNAEDELAQHAAIMGRLHEAGWNRYGWPQEFGGLGGNEVHRAAYFDELAAAMLPVPEQHWTLEVIGPATYTYAPELAAQVLPNYLRGAEWWGQCFSEPESGSDLASLRCRASDDGAGGFVLNGQKIWTSQGPTATRFMVLARTGTPESRHRGLSTFLVDADTPGVTVRPITLASGRRELAEVFFDDVRVPRDRLIGDVGAGWGVVMYLMQYERGMYGYAVTTTALTELGRLRHEIVAHGASQAHRERFAQTYVAVLAAQARGATTVRTLADGRMVGPESSVDKLLFARAEKDINDLVLDVRRDWVIAGAGEGDHTELDAVRAKWWYTRAATIMGGSAEVQKGIIADHLLGLPKEKR; from the coding sequence TTGTCCGCCCCGGTCGACAGTGCCGCAACCGGCCACCGCCACGACGAGTATGCCTCCGACGTCGCCGTGTATCGCGAGGAATTCCGACGTTGGCTTCGGGAGCTGACCTGGGCCGACGAATGGCGCTCGGCGGTGTTCGACAACGCCGAGGACGAACTCGCCCAGCACGCCGCGATCATGGGCCGCCTCCACGAAGCCGGGTGGAACAGGTACGGCTGGCCGCAGGAGTTCGGCGGACTCGGAGGCAACGAAGTCCACCGCGCGGCCTACTTCGACGAGTTGGCCGCCGCGATGCTGCCGGTACCCGAACAGCATTGGACCCTCGAGGTGATCGGGCCGGCGACCTACACGTATGCGCCCGAGCTGGCCGCCCAGGTCCTACCCAACTACCTCCGCGGCGCCGAGTGGTGGGGGCAGTGTTTCTCCGAGCCGGAGTCGGGCAGCGACCTCGCCAGCCTGCGCTGCCGCGCCTCCGACGACGGCGCGGGTGGGTTCGTCCTGAACGGTCAGAAGATCTGGACCAGCCAGGGCCCGACGGCGACGCGGTTCATGGTGCTGGCGCGCACCGGGACGCCCGAGAGCAGGCATCGCGGCCTGAGCACCTTCCTCGTCGACGCCGACACCCCAGGGGTCACCGTCCGTCCGATCACGCTCGCCAGCGGACGCCGCGAACTCGCCGAGGTCTTCTTCGACGACGTCCGGGTGCCGCGTGACCGCCTCATCGGCGACGTCGGCGCGGGGTGGGGCGTCGTGATGTATCTGATGCAGTACGAACGCGGCATGTACGGCTACGCGGTGACCACCACGGCGTTGACCGAGCTGGGCAGATTGCGCCACGAGATCGTCGCCCACGGCGCCTCGCAGGCCCATCGCGAGCGTTTCGCGCAGACCTACGTCGCCGTCCTGGCCGCTCAGGCGCGCGGCGCCACCACGGTCCGGACGCTCGCCGACGGTCGGATGGTCGGGCCGGAGAGCAGCGTGGACAAACTGTTGTTCGCCAGGGCCGAGAAGGACATCAACGATCTGGTGCTCGACGTTCGGCGTGACTGGGTGATCGCCGGGGCCGGCGAGGGCGATCACACGGAGCTCGACGCCGTCCGCGCGAAGTGGTGGTACACCCGCGCCGCCACGATCATGGGCGGCAGCGCCGAAGTGCAGAAGGGCATCATCGCCGATCACCTGCTCGGGCTACCGAAGGAGAAGCGGTGA
- a CDS encoding acyl-CoA dehydrogenase family protein: MTASPDLVEDIGALRAQFREFLTSAPKPAGLRNYGPTPTAHDVEPGRAWHRYLADHGYTCLDWPLEFGGAAASVAYQAVFAEECARAGVPRQLNITGVDLVGPVLIAFGSPEQKERYLEPIRLGDAVWTQLFSEPGAGSDLAGLRTRAERTENGWRIEGQKVWSSAAASADYGLLLARTGPDRYRGLSMFVLPMDTPGVTVRPLIQMDGESKFNEVFFDGAEVGDDALVGDVGQGWAVAMVTLGRERLTLGTQAVSMFRLHERMVDAAREHDLLDPVLGRSMTKLWSRMWLLRYTWQRAIASGDLTSPAFSVLKLMTSETDQDLGDMATEVLGVDACVDPADDELVHHMLVGRAQTILGGTSEIQRNILGERVLGLPKEPR, translated from the coding sequence GTGACGGCCTCCCCCGACCTCGTCGAGGACATCGGCGCCCTCCGCGCGCAATTTCGCGAATTCCTCACCAGCGCACCGAAACCCGCCGGGTTGCGGAACTACGGACCCACGCCCACTGCCCACGACGTCGAGCCGGGCCGTGCGTGGCACCGGTATCTCGCCGATCACGGTTACACATGCCTGGACTGGCCGCTCGAATTCGGCGGTGCCGCAGCGTCGGTTGCGTATCAGGCCGTCTTCGCCGAGGAGTGCGCCCGCGCAGGTGTGCCCCGCCAACTGAACATCACCGGCGTCGATCTGGTGGGTCCGGTACTGATCGCCTTCGGCAGCCCCGAGCAGAAGGAGCGCTATCTGGAGCCGATCCGGCTCGGCGACGCCGTCTGGACGCAGCTGTTCTCCGAGCCGGGCGCGGGCTCGGACCTCGCCGGCCTCCGCACTCGCGCCGAGCGTACGGAGAACGGTTGGCGCATAGAGGGTCAGAAGGTGTGGAGTTCGGCGGCCGCCTCGGCGGACTACGGCTTGCTGCTGGCGCGCACGGGTCCCGACAGGTATCGCGGCCTGTCGATGTTCGTCCTGCCGATGGACACCCCTGGCGTGACGGTGCGGCCGCTGATCCAGATGGACGGTGAGAGCAAGTTCAACGAGGTGTTCTTCGACGGCGCCGAAGTCGGAGACGACGCGCTCGTGGGTGACGTGGGGCAGGGTTGGGCCGTCGCCATGGTGACGCTCGGCCGCGAACGGTTGACGCTGGGCACCCAGGCCGTGTCGATGTTTCGACTCCACGAGCGCATGGTGGATGCGGCGCGCGAACACGATCTCCTCGACCCGGTGTTGGGGCGGTCGATGACGAAGCTGTGGTCTCGAATGTGGCTGCTGCGCTACACCTGGCAGCGCGCGATCGCGTCGGGTGATCTGACGTCACCGGCGTTCTCGGTGCTCAAGCTGATGACCTCGGAGACCGATCAGGACCTCGGCGACATGGCCACCGAGGTGCTCGGGGTGGACGCCTGCGTCGACCCTGCGGACGACGAACTGGTGCACCACATGCTCGTCGGTCGAGCCCAGACCATCCTGGGCGGCACCAGCGAGATTCAGCGCAACATCCTCGGGGAGCGGGTCTTGGGGCTCCCCAAAGAACCGCGATGA
- a CDS encoding aldehyde dehydrogenase family protein, whose amino-acid sequence MTASPIAASTVSFHPETRLFIDGQLRESSSGTTADNVNPATEEVLGVAADAGAEDMDAAIAAARRAFDTTDWSTNHDFRQHCLMQLHDALQEEKEDMRAEVVAEAGAPLGMTYIAQLDWPLAEAIRWPAAFISEFAWERQLDEAALMGVPYQRVVVKEPMGVVGAITPWNFPVEIISNKVGQILATGNTMVLKAPIETPWTALRWGRVIAEKTDIPAGVVNIVTASDNDVAQRLLTDPRTDMISFTGSTAVGELIQRLTASTMKRNLMELGGKSAYLLLEDADLTSTVPGCIGALMHSGQGCALTTRMLVPRNKYAEAVEMATAMFGGVTVGDPTDPANFCGPLVSAKQRDRVMEYIRVAKEQGARVTVGGGKPEGLDRGYFVAPTILADVEPDHRVFQEEIFGPVVTITPYDGGDDGAVAMANDSIYGLAGTVLGDPDRAMAVARRIRTGSVNVNGAIFYGADAPFGGYKMSGIGRQNGLEGFEQHLQTKVIAY is encoded by the coding sequence ATGACGGCTTCACCCATCGCCGCCTCCACCGTCAGCTTCCATCCTGAGACCCGTCTCTTCATCGATGGCCAGCTGCGGGAGTCGTCGTCCGGTACCACCGCCGACAACGTCAACCCGGCCACCGAGGAGGTGCTCGGCGTCGCGGCCGATGCCGGTGCCGAGGACATGGACGCCGCGATCGCCGCCGCCCGACGGGCGTTCGACACGACCGACTGGTCGACCAATCACGACTTCCGTCAGCACTGTCTGATGCAACTGCACGATGCACTCCAGGAGGAGAAGGAGGACATGCGTGCCGAGGTCGTCGCCGAAGCGGGGGCTCCGCTCGGCATGACCTACATCGCGCAATTGGACTGGCCGCTCGCGGAGGCGATCCGCTGGCCGGCCGCGTTCATCTCCGAATTCGCCTGGGAGCGACAGCTCGACGAGGCCGCTCTCATGGGCGTGCCCTATCAACGCGTCGTGGTCAAGGAGCCGATGGGCGTCGTCGGCGCCATCACGCCGTGGAACTTCCCGGTCGAGATCATCAGCAACAAAGTCGGTCAGATTCTGGCGACCGGCAACACCATGGTCCTCAAGGCGCCCATCGAGACCCCGTGGACCGCGCTGCGCTGGGGCCGTGTGATCGCGGAGAAGACGGACATCCCCGCCGGAGTGGTGAACATCGTCACCGCGTCGGACAACGACGTCGCGCAGCGCCTCCTGACCGATCCGCGCACCGACATGATCTCGTTCACCGGGTCGACCGCCGTCGGTGAGCTGATTCAGCGACTCACCGCCTCGACGATGAAGCGCAATCTGATGGAGCTGGGCGGCAAGTCGGCCTATCTGCTGCTGGAGGATGCGGACCTGACCTCGACGGTGCCCGGGTGCATCGGGGCACTGATGCACTCCGGTCAGGGCTGCGCGCTGACCACGCGGATGCTGGTGCCGCGCAACAAGTACGCCGAGGCAGTGGAGATGGCCACCGCCATGTTCGGTGGTGTCACCGTCGGCGATCCGACCGATCCCGCCAACTTCTGCGGTCCGCTGGTGTCGGCGAAGCAGCGCGACCGCGTCATGGAGTACATCCGGGTGGCCAAGGAGCAGGGTGCCAGGGTGACGGTCGGTGGCGGCAAGCCCGAGGGGCTGGACCGCGGATACTTCGTCGCACCAACGATTCTCGCGGACGTCGAGCCGGATCACCGGGTCTTCCAAGAGGAGATCTTCGGGCCCGTCGTGACGATCACGCCGTACGACGGCGGCGACGACGGCGCCGTCGCGATGGCCAACGACTCCATCTACGGCCTGGCGGGCACCGTGCTCGGTGATCCCGACCGGGCGATGGCCGTCGCCCGGCGGATCCGCACCGGATCGGTGAACGTCAACGGTGCCATCTTCTACGGGGCCGACGCGCCGTTCGGCGGATACAAGATGAGCGGTATCGGGAGGCAGAACGGCCTCGAGGGGTTCGAACAGCATCTCCAGACCAAAGTCATTGCCTACTAA
- a CDS encoding acyl-CoA dehydrogenase family protein, which yields MVEEAVFRLFDEVATKNPGGHVAIGPPLAELGWSDIEAEYPIAACELLFRAEGRSLAHTDSLAKVILAELAPAVGTDVVGIVLPAVALGFTPSADTQQVDGIVLGPIPSTGRLVVPVAGALGTVSLEVVDAERLVGTRMDTFDSSAHWTRVGGPLDGDVVPATAEWSLAIAAAHRALATELVALADEALRIAVEHVTVRVQFGSPIGAFQSPRHLLAEAKANLEGARALLDETWRYGGEFSALIAKAAAGRAHRTVADATLQVCGAIGLTIEHDLHRYVTRGFQLDALCGSHQQIEALLAQRLIDDSSEGALPTLAGWSD from the coding sequence ATGGTCGAGGAAGCCGTGTTCCGGCTCTTCGACGAGGTGGCTACGAAGAACCCCGGCGGCCACGTCGCGATCGGACCGCCGCTGGCGGAGCTCGGCTGGTCCGACATCGAGGCGGAGTATCCAATTGCCGCCTGCGAGTTGCTCTTTCGGGCCGAAGGTCGGTCACTCGCCCACACCGACAGCCTCGCCAAGGTGATCCTGGCCGAGTTGGCGCCAGCCGTGGGCACCGACGTCGTCGGCATCGTGCTACCCGCCGTCGCGCTGGGCTTCACACCCTCCGCCGACACGCAGCAGGTCGACGGCATCGTCCTGGGGCCGATTCCGAGCACCGGGCGACTGGTGGTTCCGGTGGCGGGCGCGTTGGGCACCGTGTCGCTCGAGGTCGTCGACGCCGAGCGGCTCGTGGGCACCCGGATGGACACCTTCGACTCGTCTGCCCATTGGACCCGGGTCGGCGGGCCGCTCGACGGGGACGTGGTCCCCGCGACCGCGGAGTGGAGCCTGGCGATCGCGGCGGCGCACCGCGCGCTGGCCACCGAACTCGTCGCGCTCGCGGACGAGGCGCTGCGCATCGCCGTCGAGCACGTCACCGTGCGCGTGCAGTTCGGCTCGCCCATCGGCGCGTTCCAGTCGCCGCGCCACCTCCTCGCCGAGGCGAAGGCGAACCTGGAGGGCGCTCGTGCGCTGCTCGACGAGACGTGGCGTTACGGCGGGGAATTCTCGGCCCTGATCGCCAAGGCCGCCGCCGGACGGGCCCACCGCACCGTCGCGGACGCGACCCTACAGGTATGCGGCGCAATCGGATTGACCATCGAACACGATCTGCACCGCTACGTGACCCGTGGCTTCCAGCTCGATGCGCTCTGCGGTTCACATCAGCAGATCGAGGCGCTGCTGGCCCAACGCCTCATCGACGACTCGTCCGAAGGCGCGCTTCCCACGCTCGCCGGTTGGTCTGACTAG
- a CDS encoding SDR family NAD(P)-dependent oxidoreductase — MSEGPLTGKVVLVTGGGRGIGRAHCLELARQGAAVVVNDPGVGTDGSSGDGSGPAADVVAEIESTGGKAIAHTGSVSAWADVADMISAAVDTFGSLTGVVNNAGILRDAMVAVATEADWDAVIAVHLKGTFAVTRHACEYWRAQSKAGNPIDAHVVNTVSGAGLWGNVGQSAYGAAKAAIANLTVVTALEAQRYGVAVNAISPLAASRMTADVFADRADDPALDPARSSAVVAWLQSAQSSWLTGQILRINGGKLTRIQGFTEAPGAYYAKDGAALTFSELSQAVSWLYGTSPRGLVGPLPAT; from the coding sequence ATGTCTGAAGGTCCGCTGACCGGCAAGGTCGTCCTGGTCACCGGGGGCGGTCGCGGGATCGGCCGTGCACACTGCCTCGAGCTGGCGCGCCAAGGCGCCGCGGTCGTCGTCAACGACCCGGGGGTCGGCACCGACGGCTCCAGCGGTGACGGCTCGGGGCCGGCGGCCGACGTCGTGGCCGAGATCGAGTCGACCGGCGGAAAGGCCATCGCGCACACCGGTTCCGTCTCGGCCTGGGCCGACGTCGCCGACATGATCTCGGCGGCCGTCGACACGTTCGGGTCGCTGACCGGGGTGGTGAACAACGCCGGGATCCTGCGGGATGCCATGGTCGCCGTCGCCACCGAGGCCGACTGGGACGCCGTCATCGCGGTACACCTCAAAGGCACGTTCGCCGTCACCCGGCACGCCTGCGAATACTGGCGGGCCCAGTCCAAGGCGGGCAATCCGATCGACGCACACGTCGTCAACACCGTGTCGGGAGCCGGGCTGTGGGGCAACGTCGGGCAGAGCGCCTACGGCGCCGCCAAGGCCGCCATCGCCAATCTGACCGTGGTGACCGCGCTCGAAGCGCAGCGATACGGTGTTGCGGTCAATGCGATCTCACCGTTGGCGGCCTCCCGGATGACCGCCGACGTGTTCGCCGACCGCGCCGACGATCCCGCTCTGGATCCCGCCCGCAGCTCGGCAGTGGTCGCCTGGCTGCAATCCGCGCAGTCGTCCTGGTTGACGGGACAGATCCTACGGATCAACGGTGGCAAGCTGACACGCATCCAGGGCTTCACCGAGGCACCTGGCGCGTACTACGCGAAAGATGGTGCTGCGCTGACGTTCTCGGAGCTCAGCCAGGCCGTCAGCTGGCTGTACGGTACGTCACCGCGCGGACTGGTCGGGCCGCTGCCCGCCACGTAG
- a CDS encoding SDR family NAD(P)-dependent oxidoreductase, which yields MVGKGYVVVGGTAGMGLAAGRALAREGASVVLVGRDADRAKRAAEDVAAAGAAAAHGLSSDVSQPGAAVAAVEEAVRILGRLDGIAITMGTAGMMPIDSDDDAWETAFRDVLLATTRSVQAALPHLTVNGGAIVTTAAYSARSPHEPRLPYASLKAAVATFTRGIARTHGKAGIRANSVAPGAVETDALHAIRGYVAESKGYPYEEALERALVEDFGFDAALGRPGQPDEIGALIAFLLSDVAAFVTGQTIFADGGAP from the coding sequence ATGGTGGGCAAGGGGTACGTCGTCGTCGGTGGAACGGCGGGCATGGGGCTGGCGGCGGGGCGGGCACTGGCGCGCGAGGGCGCCTCCGTCGTGCTGGTCGGACGCGATGCCGACCGGGCGAAACGGGCTGCCGAGGACGTCGCCGCCGCGGGTGCCGCGGCGGCGCATGGACTGTCCTCCGACGTGAGTCAACCCGGAGCGGCCGTGGCCGCGGTGGAGGAGGCGGTTCGGATCCTTGGCAGGCTCGACGGCATCGCGATCACGATGGGCACCGCGGGCATGATGCCCATCGACTCGGATGACGACGCCTGGGAGACGGCGTTCCGCGACGTGTTGCTTGCCACGACGCGCAGCGTGCAGGCCGCGCTGCCGCACCTGACGGTCAACGGCGGCGCGATAGTCACCACGGCGGCCTACTCGGCGCGCTCGCCGCACGAGCCGCGACTTCCGTACGCCAGCCTCAAGGCCGCGGTCGCCACGTTCACCAGAGGCATCGCCCGCACGCACGGCAAGGCGGGCATCCGCGCCAATAGCGTGGCACCGGGGGCAGTGGAAACCGATGCGCTGCATGCCATTCGGGGATATGTCGCCGAGAGCAAGGGCTACCCCTACGAGGAGGCGCTGGAGCGGGCGCTGGTGGAGGACTTCGGCTTCGACGCTGCCCTCGGGCGGCCCGGCCAGCCGGACGAGATCGGTGCCTTGATCGCCTTCCTGCTGTCGGACGTCGCTGCCTTCGTCACCGGGCAGACCATCTTCGCCGACGGCGGGGCGCCCTGA
- a CDS encoding VOC family protein: MGSDHLARRFLHVNLNCASLDATEGLYAARLGLSARMRTDPSVATDGSILGLDGETFCATSFLYDSRGGRGGCALEAIEYFDPKLAQDSSTDPTRPGIRSALLTVADLDATIATLRESDIATSDAVDGLISGAEAVLLVDPDGVVVEIAEAPSDKPGALFAGIRIAAIDAVATGEFLTAIGFIEVEAPAAAKIATDRLTPGGSAEPEECVVARYVLAEDAQQFSLCVVQHPDTRGKDPVPWGGNRQGLYRAALRVEDVHAAMAELPNHVQRMGDPVWCPLPGTKIEGLHISFLRSPDGVVFEFVERPLSFFAR, translated from the coding sequence GTGGGGTCTGACCACCTCGCCCGACGCTTCCTGCACGTCAACCTGAACTGCGCATCGCTCGATGCGACCGAGGGTCTCTACGCGGCCAGGCTCGGTCTCTCGGCACGGATGCGGACCGATCCGAGCGTCGCCACCGACGGCAGCATCCTGGGCCTCGACGGCGAAACCTTCTGTGCGACATCGTTTCTCTACGATTCGCGGGGCGGTCGCGGCGGGTGTGCCCTCGAGGCCATCGAGTACTTCGATCCGAAGCTCGCGCAGGATTCGAGCACCGACCCGACCCGGCCGGGCATTCGATCGGCGTTGCTCACCGTCGCCGATCTCGACGCCACCATCGCGACCCTGCGCGAGAGCGACATCGCCACGAGCGACGCCGTCGACGGGTTGATCTCGGGCGCCGAGGCGGTGCTCTTGGTCGATCCCGATGGCGTGGTCGTCGAAATCGCCGAGGCGCCGAGCGACAAGCCGGGTGCGCTGTTCGCCGGCATCCGCATCGCCGCCATCGACGCCGTCGCCACGGGGGAGTTCCTGACGGCGATCGGCTTCATCGAGGTCGAGGCCCCCGCCGCGGCGAAGATCGCTACCGATCGACTCACACCGGGCGGCTCAGCGGAGCCGGAGGAATGCGTCGTCGCACGGTATGTGCTCGCCGAGGACGCTCAGCAGTTCAGTCTGTGCGTCGTTCAGCATCCCGACACCCGTGGCAAGGATCCGGTGCCGTGGGGTGGCAATCGCCAGGGTCTCTACCGCGCGGCGCTGCGCGTCGAGGACGTCCACGCCGCGATGGCCGAGCTGCCGAATCACGTTCAGCGCATGGGTGATCCGGTGTGGTGTCCGTTGCCGGGCACGAAGATCGAGGGCCTGCACATCTCGTTCCTGCGGTCACCCGACGGCGTGGTGTTCGAGTTCGTCGAGCGCCCGCTGAGCTTCTTCGCGCGATGA